AAAGATTATTATGTAGTACATGTTTGTGCTATATGTGGTGTCAAATGAGACCATATCACCATAAAAAGCATAGTTTCTGATACATACATGGTCTGCCCATAAAGCTTTACAGAATCTGCCATCTTGATCTACTTCAAATTCGAAAAATAATGCACTCCATAACTCCTTTTTTTTCTATATCTACGAACATTTGTGCATTTGAATCCTTAATATAGGCTTTCAAGTCTATCTGAAAGTTTTTAAAATCTATCTTCGATGCACCAATATTTTCATATCCTCCAtaaagttcctttgcttgtcTATAAGTTTTCAGAGGACCAACATTCATCTATTCAACCAAatgagattttttatttttagatgaaaTGAGCAAAATTATATAACTAATCAGTTTAGTATTTACAATGGATAACTATTATGAAGAAGATGGTTTACCTTTGCATTATTAACTACCATCTTTTTTAGTAGAAGGTTCATGTTCCTGCCCTCCTTTTGATATTGTACACATCCTGGAGTGTAAAGAATATGATTATGTTCTTCTTTGAACTGTGTAACTTCATAGATTCCATTgtcagaaagtttgataatcatTTTAGCACTGCATCCTATACGACTGAGTGTCCTTTTTTTGGTTTTTACATCACTGGATGTCGCTTTTTTCTGTGATATTTGTAACCTTCtttattacatataaaaaattgttcttttataacaCCTTGTTTTTTTCTTGATGTTGATACCCTACTACTAAATCCAGCAGCACATGCATATGATTTGTAGAATTCTTGAGCTTTATCATAATTCTGAAATATCATTCCAAGAGCAGGTTTTAACTCATTTGAACAATTAGGCACCCATAATTTTGTTCCGTTAGGACTGAGTCTTGTAATTACTTCTGGTGTGTAAGGTACAATTGCAGTAGAAGAGTAACTAGGCGAAAGCAAATCTACAAAACAGGTAAGAGAATCGAGATTAGGACAAAGATGTACTtgaaacaaatggtacattatTTCGGAACAAACCATACATTTATTTGGAACAATTGAGCCATTCATTTGGAACCaatgatatagttacatgtCAACTCTGAAATCAGCTATTATTCAATAAACTTCCATTGTGTCACATTTTTATATCTTTAACCAAATATCCTAAAACTAATCATAGCTATTATTCaatgatatagttacatgtaacaagtggtacaatttgttagaatttAGACTACagtttttgtgaataattagtGTAAGAAATCTATTATCAAGACAGTGAATAAATTGTTAATGTAAACAGATGtcaatattttcaatatatagcaGATATAATTCATTCGGAACAAACCATACATTTAGTAGGAACAAACCATATATTTAGTAGGAACAAATGGTAAATTcagttggaacaaatgatatagttacattgAACAACTGGTACATTCAGTCTACAGCCTTTGTGAATAATTAGTGTAAGAAATCTATTATTAATGTGAATAGATctcaatattttcaatatatatcagaTAAATTTCGAGTTGCAGATATAAGCAAAATACCAGAAGATGATGTTGTTCTGTGTGTCATTTTGGACTGATTATGGTCTTCATATTCCATATTTTGGTGTTCGGATTCCATATTCAGAGTAAATTATATGAATACAGATGAGAAATCGATCGATAATGTTGAGGATAAGAGAATCGACCAGTAATGTTGAGAGAATAAAATCGATCGATAACTCAGAGGAGAAAAAAATCGATCAATAATGGTGAGGAGAAGAAAATCAGAGATTAATCTGAATACAGATTACAAATCGATCGACAATGGTGAGTAGAAGAAAATCGATCAAGCATGGTGAAGAATGAACTTTGATTCGCGCGTTTTTTGTGTGAGGAAGGCAGGAGAATGAAGTTGACGCgtgtttttttaattgaattttgttgccaaaactacgtagttttgttatgtcacacaataagcttctTGTCGCACCGTAAGCtcttgtcacactggatctcatccctatatatatatatatatatatatatagtaaaacatcgataaataataattttctttGGTCCCGACTTGGACTAATAGGATAAATAATAACCTCGTTAAATgcataagataataatttaaaaaaattcattaagactcactgaaaatataaaataataattcattaaatacatatataattcataaaataaagCACTTCCTAAAcctttttatttcaaattttatgCTTTTTTAAAATATGTCTGTATAGGCAATTGTTTCTTCTTTTCATGTGAACGGAACTCAATTTCATCTTTAACTTTTTGGATGACATAAACTATATTCGACAATAAACCTGTCACAGGATTCACTATCGTCTGATGATACTTACGGTTGCAATCTGTCATCTAAAATAACTTAGACGACAGTAACCAAATTGCTACTTATATGacaaattatttaataataactgtCACCGAATTTAAGTTCTCATAAGACTGTGTTTAAATAATGtgtcatatttataattaaaataaattatacataaaataataatttgtggCAACTTTTGGAGTCGCTTAGCATTTGAGCATTTTCTAAAAGAAGGTTGCCAAAAAGAATattaatgaaagaaaaaataaaataatatattttaaaataatgtgttaaattttgacaaattttAAAGTTGCAAAGTTGCTTGCATTTGGAAATACTCTAAATAATTGGTCACTAAGGTTGGTCGAAACTTTTGAGATCATCCTAAAAGAGGCATGTCATCTTTTATTACTTAATATtgtgtgttattttattttttcattttgaatagGTTTCTCTATTGAATTTTGTGAGAAGTTGATCAAAACTCCTTGTGATATAGTGGTTTGACACTTTTCAGGGTGTAAAAACTGCTGTGTTGTGTTGTGTTGTGTTGTGTTGTTCCATTTTGTGATGAAGGTCTACAGTCTGTCCTTTTATTGAGGATTGACTAGGCAAATTTGTATTGTTACTGTTATAACTTATATTGCATTTTCTAAACAAGTCCATAAGGTATGTTAGACGAAGCCTTGAATGAAGGAAAAGAGATTTCTGGCACATAGGTACTGAATTGATACACAAATTCAATGTGTCAATACCTCGAAATTCTGCTTCAGCCAACTTGCAAATTCATTGTCCTACATCAGCTGTGGAAATTGACTCCAAATATCTGCTGTAAATTGACTACACCGACTTTAACAGAGAACTTCCCTTCTTATCCAAGCTCCCTGtgaactttatttatttatgtatattAAGGAATCAAGGATAATCTCATTTATCCATTAAGCAGTTAAGAGCTGGATCCGGACACAAAAgaaataagtaaaaataaaacaccatttataTATCTATCTATACTAATTAAGTATAACAAACCTTAGGTGTAATACACGTCAAAAGAGCACGCGTAACATGATATAAGAGATTATCAGAATTCCAAAGATAAAAACGTGTCAACTAAAGATGTAAACACTATCCCCATAATTATCTTAATCAGATAGACCTTAATCATATTCATATTCATATTGTGCTGATAAATGTAAACACCCATCACCATTTCAATCCAGTGCAACACTATAATTACAAGTCAATCCCTATTATTATCTTAATCAGATCAACCAAATCCAACCTTAGAATTACAAGATACATAAGAGGATTATCTCAAGTTCCTGACAAAACTTCATTTCCAAATTCCATCAAATTTGGctcagttgtttgtagttaatCATCCaacatttaaaaattgaaaaattccaaaattttatGGAACACAGAGCCTAACTCAGACGATTGAGACTTGATACAAATACCAAGAGACAATAATAAGATATAACAAATGCGAAAAAAGCGCTGCGAAGGGCTCTCCAACCATCAATTGGTTGGCATCTAAGACATTATTAGCACATTGTAGGAAAGATGCTGGCCTCACCACAAATCAATATAGGCCTCCGTATATTTccttcttcaccaaaggaataGCTATCGGCTCAATCTGATTCTCCGGTACTAAGATCTATAAATTGCTATGTACTTCAGATATAGATAAGTATATATTATTACTAATGGATGATCTTTGCACCCGCAGATCACTTGGATATCCTATTTGGATTCACACTAGGGCCATCTTTACTGAATACCCCCCATTTTGGTTGTTCTCTGCCATCATCTCTGGGTCCTTGGCTGCCTCCAAATCCTCCTGTGTTTGAATTCCCGCCCAAATTATTCGGTTTTTCTTCAGTGTTGTTATTGACTTGTGATGCTACACCTTGTTTTCCAAGAGTACTTGACTTCATATTGCTAAATATCCCATAGCTAGAAGGCTGAGCATTGGGAGGATTAGGAAGATTATTTCTAAAAGTAGAAGAATCAGTTTGAACTGGTTTCCTTTCTCCCATTGCAGTAGAGGGATTTATGCCCAACTGTGTTTTCCCAGTTGCGAACTGTGGTGGCGTTATCCTGAACGAATCTATCCTATAAGGGGCTCTATTCTCCCTTGGCGGAGTAGGTGGCCGTTCTCTCCCACTTTGATTTGAGAACTGTGGTGGTGTAATCCTGACAGATTCCGTCCTATTAGGGGCACTATTATCCCTTGACAGAGTCGGTGGGAACTGTTCTCTCCCAATTTGATTTGAGAACTGTGGTGGTGTAATCCTGAATGAGTTCGTCCTATCAGGGACACTGTTATCCCTTGACGGAGTTGGTGGGAACTGTTCTCTCCCTCTTTGATTTGAGAACTGTGGTGGTGTAATCCTGGATGAGTCCGTCCTATCAGGGGCTCTATTATCCCTTGGTGGAGTGGGTGGGTACCGTTCTCTCAGTTCACTTCTTTTATACCTGTTTTCAGCTTCAAATGACTGATGTGGCGAGGAAGGAACTCCCACTTCTGGCGAAACTGGAATATTTTGTGTGTAATTAAGACTAGGCTCCTTGCCATCACCTTTGACATCAAATACTGTGTCAAAATCATCAACTGAATCAGCAACAGACCAAGCATTTTCACTATCTTCATTAGTAAGACTCTCATCTTCAGTTTCGGCGCCAGATTCTACAGAATCTTCTTCAACCATATCTGAACTTCCAATAGGACCAGAATGGCTAGTGGAGACTTTTCCAGCAACCTTCATTTTTTTTGCACCACCTTTCTTTGGTCCAAACTTAGCATGCCTAACTACAACAAATGCTTGTTTTTTCTCTGCCCTTGGTCCACTCTCCAAAATATATTCATCTCCAATCTGTAGAAAGTTGAAGATCAATAGCAAGTATTATCACTTAATACCACGTAAGAACAATCAATGGCAGAAAAACAAgataaaaaatgaagaaaaataagCAGTACCAAAGCTGTGAGACGGGATAGAACTTCTTTCAatctctctttttcttcttcttcttcttgtcttCTAATCTCTGCTATTTCCTGCTCAGTTAACTCCTCACCACCAGAGCTCTTCCACGACGCTGCTCTACCACCCTTTTTTGGTGAACCTACAGCCATACACTGACCCAcagaattttttcttttttcaatttcAAGAATAAAGAGAGGCTTCCTAATTTCTTTGATAATTAATAGTTCACTGTAAATATTAGAAGCATCTATAATCAAAGCACAATTTAACATGAGTTTCTACAGTAAACCAAAAATACTTTATCAGACattcaaataaaatattaacttcCAATTCCATTTTCACGAATATAAAGTGACTTAATATGCACACTATTTTTTGCTACTTTCAACCAAGTTTCTGAAATTGATACAAACGTGAAATATCATAATGAAAATTGGTTAAAATTGATAAACCAAATAAATGCATGGATTATTGTAgacatttatttttatatagaaaCAAGATCAATATGTCAAACTAACAAAACATGAAATAAAAACCAACTTTTCCATATGTTCCATTAATCATGTAAACTAGAAGCATCCAATAATGCGAAGATGTTTTATGATAGAAGCCAGTAGTAATGGAACATGCTCTAGTATAGAAGAGAGAAAATACCTTGACTCGATAACCACGCTCCATCAACCTCACAACAGAATCTGCTTTCATTTTTAAGTCTTTTAGTTCCTGAAAGCAGAAGGCTTAATTAATTTCAGAACTTCAATAATCCACAAGACAGGACTTTAGGATCTCTTGATTGCTCTTTTATTCAAATGTAAAATATCACAATTAATTTCAGAACTTCAATTATCCACGGGACAGAACTTTAGGATCTCTTGATTGCtcttttattcaattttaaaatatcataGATGGTCTACTGATATTGCAAAGATAATGATACAGAACAAGTTAGTAGTAGGCCAGTCTTGGCCCATTTTACTCCTGCTCCCTAAAGTGTGTGTGGGGAGTTTATACTAGAAGGCCCAAGGGTAGAAGGGCAAAGGGGTGTGAGCTGGCAAACTTAGTTATTGCCTTGGGAGAAGAAAAGTTAGTTATATTACTGTGTGTGTAGGGGTGAGGTGTGACTGATGGTCCCATTTTTGGGCTCTTAGTTTTTCAGCTTTGAGAGAGAGACCTTCCCTAGAAATCTTCTTTTGAGTATTCTGTTACGTATCAGCGTAAGAGTAAAGGGATCAAATAAGATATTTGCCTTCAAGTTAGTTTAATTAGTTATCAGCATCTTTATTTGCTCTTATATGtatttttggtttcaatctatTTCTGCTGAGTCATATTTGTCCTGTAGCTAGCTGTTAGAAAGGTATCATTCTATTTCTGCAGTGAGTCACATTTGTCCTGTAGCTAGTTGTTAGAAAGCTGTTTTTCCAGCTGGCACAACTGTGGAAATGGTACTATCTGTTGCATCAGGTAGTCCTTTCTTATTCTATAAATGTAGTGCTTTGTAAGGATGAAGGATCATTGAAGAATATACAAATATCCTACTTATTCCTTTCTACTTCTGTCTATCTTTCTCCCTATTCTCCTATCTTTCCCTTTATTCCATTCTAATTCTATTTCTCAGAGCTATAATCTGACATATTccttctatcaatatatcagttcttcttcatctttctatttTCTGGTGTTTCGCTTGCTTATTGTTTGTTGCTGTGTTTTGGTTTGAGTTTCTCAACGGACAATTGGACATCAATTAAGCAGTCAGCATCTGTAAACAAAATTTCATTGAACTAATTTTAAGTACCACTGGAACTACTGTTCATGCATGAATCAAACAATTAAGGACTTTTTGATATCTAGTCTGTTTTTAGTTTTCTATTTCaacttttttgaaaaaatataactaggaaaaatatttgaagaaacaaggagaaactattctttttcttttactctGTTCATGCATGAATCAAACAATTAAGGACTTTTTGATATCTAGTCTGTTTTTAGTTTTCTATTTCaacttttttgaaaaaatataactaggaaaaatataagaaacaaggagaaactattctttttcttttactcttcACAGTTATTTTGCCTAATTGGTTTTCTGTTCAAGTCATCAAGTCATTGCACCCAAAATTAatccttttcctcattaaaattatttcaaattatgAAAACGGAaacctaaaaaataataataataataacaatactGTGAATCATTACTTTAATTGCAGAATACTGTGAAGGGTGCTTAGAAAGTTGATAGGTTATGATAAAGTTCAATTTCTATCAGCGGGTTCTTCATAGATATTGAACATgggaaagtacaaaaaaaagATCTGTACCCTAGCCTTCTGACATTTTAAGCACTGCAATTTGATCTGTAATAAACTAGTACACTCGGTATTTTACTTTCTGTCAAATGCTAAAATTTCACATCTTATAATCAATTACGACGACATCATTGGTATGTTCAATCATTTATAAGAATCTCAATTAACGTTGGATGAGCAACAAATCAGGTTTTGGTAAGACCACAAAAAGATACAAATCAAACTACAATACTTAAAGCAGAAAactagagagagaatttttcaCTCAAAATTTTTTACAACATGAACAATAGAGATTACTTGTAGAgactagagagagagagaaagagagtcgAGTACATAACATCAACAACGCAAGAGGCTTTCTTGTAACTTCGAGTATATGATTAGGAATGTCTATTGTCACCGAAGAACCACAAAATTAGTTATGCAAATTTTGCAGGATTAGATCCCATTTTTTAACTTTAAATCAGTTTGGGTCTACCATGATGTATTCATGTCTCACTTCAAACATATCCTACCTATCCTAAAATGTCATCTGTTATTGTTCCTTATATCCTAAATTCTTGAGGCGAAAGCTTGATACGAATAAACGCATTTTTGTTCTACGTCTCCGAGCTATATATCCTCGTCTAATTCTGGTCATTGATTGATGAATAACTAattgatttcttttctttcaGTTATTCTTTTCCCCCTTTATCTATAATAACAAAAACAGATTTTTCCAACGGCTTTTGCTACTATATAACAAAGTATATTTGACAGTAATGTTGCTCCAAATAA
The DNA window shown above is from Euphorbia lathyris chromosome 1, ddEupLath1.1, whole genome shotgun sequence and carries:
- the LOC136205720 gene encoding translation initiation factor IF3-1, mitochondrial, giving the protein MALWHRINQSKLKFLSHQLSRCYVQTPHASLSNYIVRNPICAIASPIRDFSRRSTDLFNNVRFFATSFQAKAKKDEKANGGKLLNDEIKAQTVRLVTEEGHFVISLREARERARRLNLDLVQVQGSVDPPVCKIMDFKREQYKRKMQEKDRAKEKKEVTLKKGSCKEVRFLEKTELKDLKMKADSVVRLMERGYRVKCMAVGSPKKGGRAASWKSSGGEELTEQEIAEIRRQEEEEEKERLKEVLSRLTALIGDEYILESGPRAEKKQAFVVVRHAKFGPKKGGAKKMKVAGKVSTSHSGPIGSSDMVEEDSVESGAETEDESLTNEDSENAWSVADSVDDFDTVFDVKGDGKEPSLNYTQNIPVSPEVGVPSSPHQSFEAENRYKRSELRERYPPTPPRDNRAPDRTDSSRITPPQFSNQRGREQFPPTPSRDNSVPDRTNSFRITPPQFSNQIGREQFPPTLSRDNSAPNRTESVRITPPQFSNQSGRERPPTPPRENRAPYRIDSFRITPPQFATGKTQLGINPSTAMGERKPVQTDSSTFRNNLPNPPNAQPSSYGIFSNMKSSTLGKQGVASQVNNNTEEKPNNLGGNSNTGGFGGSQGPRDDGREQPKWGVFSKDGPSVNPNRISK